The DNA sequence TGATCTGAGAAGCTCGGATCTTGATTAACTCATAAAGTTTGATGTCGATCCCTGAGCTTTTAGCAAAGTTTTCCATCTCCATCATTTTTTCCAAAACTTGGGGATATACTTTGGCGTAATTGAATCTTGCGTTCATTTGTTTCCTCTTTTAAAAGAAAGACGCTCGAAGTGTGGGGATGTGACAGCTGATTGAATTTTTCCTTTGCTGAGTAAATTCGTACTTTTCACCGGTATTTTATTTTATGATCTTATCGTTTATGTTTAGGAGTGTAAATGAGCTCTTTTGACAAGATCCAAAAGCGGGCAGCCAAAAGAAAAGGTGGAGAAAAAGCCCTGCAATCGCTTCTTCCCAAAGTAAATCCGAAAAATAAACTGAGTCGTCTCTCCGATGATCGTGTACTCAGTGAGATGGCAAAACGAGTATTCTCCGCCGGTTTTGTTTGGAAGGTCGTGGAAAATAAATGGCCAGGATTTGAAGAAGTGTTCTTAGGATTCGATCCTACAAAATTACTGAAACAACCGAACCGATTTTGGGATGCTTTAGGATCGAATGAAAAAATCATACGTAATGCACAAAAGATCTCATCGGTAAGAAAGAATGCACAGTTTGTCGTGGAAATTGCCCAGGAACATGGTAGTTTCGGAAAATTTCTGGCGGATTGGCCTATCCAGGATCAGGTCGGGCTTTTGGATTTTCT is a window from the Leptospira andrefontaineae genome containing:
- a CDS encoding DNA-3-methyladenine glycosylase I, whose product is MSSFDKIQKRAAKRKGGEKALQSLLPKVNPKNKLSRLSDDRVLSEMAKRVFSAGFVWKVVENKWPGFEEVFLGFDPTKLLKQPNRFWDALGSNEKIIRNAQKISSVRKNAQFVVEIAQEHGSFGKFLADWPIQDQVGLLDFLSKRGSRLGGNTGQYFLRFIGRDSFILSSDVILCLRDVGLPLSSTGKSKKDLAAIQKQFNTWADETGLSYTHISRICAFSIGENYSAEMEEDY